In one Arachis duranensis cultivar V14167 chromosome 9, aradu.V14167.gnm2.J7QH, whole genome shotgun sequence genomic region, the following are encoded:
- the LOC107464011 gene encoding protein NRT1/ PTR FAMILY 1.2, which produces MEKEEVEHSTSEVEMASHQNMSQPQKKKGGLVTMPFIIANEALASVATIGLLPNMVLYLMGSYKLHLDKATQILLLSQATSHFTPVVGAFIADSYLGRFLAVGLGSIITFLGLALMWLTAMIPQARPPPCNPAAGKCKSATNPQMAMLLSAFALMSIGNGGLSCSLAFGADQVNKKDNPNNQRALEIFFSWYYASASISVIIAFTGIVYIQDHLGWKLGFGVPAALMLMSTIFFFLASPLYIKNKIQGSLITGFARVIVASYKNRKLPLPAQSSAGMYHHKKDSEFVVPSDKLRFLNKACLIRDPENDITSDGLALNPWSLCTVNQVEELKAIIRVIPLWSTGIMMSLSIGGSFGLLQAKSLNRHITSNFEVPAGSFSVIMIVTIFLWIALYDRAIIPLASKLRGKQVRITAKRRIGLGLFFSFLHFVTGAIVETTRRRRAIEEGHINDPHAVLKMSAMWLFPQLILGGIAEAFNAIGQNEFYYTEFPKTMSSVASSLVGLGMAAGNVVSSLVFSMVQNLTSRGGKEDWISDNINKGHYDKYYWVLASISAVNILYYLLCSWAYGPTSDQVVSKVSDEKGSIEGSELGNESEEIGPKEKELTEFGHGGQIHKGT; this is translated from the exons ATGGAGAAGGAAGAAGTTGAGCATTCCACAAGTGAAGTGGAAATGGCTTCTCACCAAAACATGTCACAACCACAAAAGAAGAAGGGTGGTCTTGTTACCATGCCTTTCATCATAG CAAATGAAGCACTTGCAAGTGTTGCAACAATTGGTCTTTTGCCAAACATGGTGTTATATTTGATGGGGAGTTACAAGCTCCATTTGGACAAAGCAACTCAGATACTCCTTCTATCACAGGCAACAAGCCATTTCACACCTGTGGTTGGTGCTTTCATTGCTGATTCTTATTTGGGTCGCTTCCTTGCTGTTGGATTAGGATCCATAATCACTTTTCTG GGATTGGCACTCATGTGGCTAACTGCCATGATCCCTCAGGCAAGGCCTCCTCCTTGCAATCCAGCAGCCGGAAAATGTAAGTCGGCGACGAATCCACAAATGGCAATGTTACTCTCAGCCTTTGCTCTCATGTCCATTGGAAATGGAGGCCTTTCATGCTCCCTAGCATTTGGTGCAGACCAAGTGAATAAAAAGGACAACCCCAATAACCAAAGAGCCTTGGAGATTTTCTTCAGTTGGTATTATGCTTCAGCATCAATTTCTGTCATAATTGCATTCACTGGCATTGTATATATCCAAGATCATCTTGGATGGAAACTTGGTTTTGGTGTTCCTGCAGCACTTATGCTCATgtctactatcttcttcttccttgcttctccACTTTATATCAAGAATAAGATACAAGGCAGCTTGATCACCGGCTTTGCTCGAGTAATCGTGGCGTCCTATAAGAACAGGAAGCTTCCATTGCCGGCTCAGAGCTCAGCCGGAATGTATCATCATAAGAAGGACTCTGAATTTGTTGTTCCATCTGATAAACTAAG GTTTCTGAACAAAGCATGCCTCATTAGAGATCCAGAAAATGACATAACTTCTGATGGCTTGGCCTTAAATCCATGGAGTCTTTGCACAGTAAATCAAGTAGAAGAGCTGAAAGCTATCATCAGAGTAATTCCTCTATGGTCTACAGGGATCATGATGTCTCTTAGCATTGGAGGCTCATTTGGATTGCTGCAAGCAAAATCACTGAACAGACACATCACTTCAAACTTTGAAGTTCCAGCAGGTTCTTTTAGTGTGATCATGATAGTTACAATATTCTTATGGATTGCTCTCTATGATCGTGCCATTATCCCTCTAGCATCCAAGCTCAGAGGGAAACAAGTTAGGATCACTGCTAAAAGAAGAATAGGACTAGGCCTGTTCTTCTCTTTTCTCCACTTTGTAACCGGTGCTATCGTCGAGACCACAAGGCGAAGAAGAGCAATCGAGGAAGGACACATTAATGATCCTCATGCAGTGTTAAAGATGTCAGCAATGTGGCTTTTCCCTCAACTTATCTTGGGTGGCATAGCTGAAGCATTCAATGCAATAGGCCAGAATGAGTTCTATTACACAGAGTTTCCTAAGACTATGTCAAGTGTTGCTTCGTCTCTTGTCGGATTGGGAATGGCTGCAGGGAATGTGGTATCTTCCTTAGTATTCAGCATGGTGCAAAACCTCACTTCTAGAGGTGGAAAAGAAGATTGGATTTCAGATAACATTAACAAGGGTCATTATGATAAGTACTATTGGGTTCTTGCTTCAATTAGTGCTGTTAATATATTGTATTATCTGTTGTGTAGTTGGGCTTATGGACCCACATCTGATCAAGTAGTATCAAAGGTAAGTGATGAAAAGGGTTCAATTGAAGGAAGTGAATTGGGGAATGAGAGTGAGGAAATTGGACCAAAGGAGAAAGAGTTAACTGAATTTGGTCATGGTGGTCAAATTCATAAAGGTACTTAA